The window CCTTTTCTGTTTAGCGCATACTACCACGATAGAAGACCCGGACCTGCTTATACAGTCCTTCGCCTTCACTCTTGGTTTCCACATCAGCGATGTCGTTCAGGGTAGTGTGGATGAGCCGGCGGTCAAAGGGGTTCATGGGTTCCAGCAAAACCGAACCGCGGTTTTCCCGGACCCGATCCGCCACGGTATAGGCCAGGCGAACCAGCGATTCTTCCCGGCGGATCCGGTAGTTTTCGCTGTCCAGGATGACCCGCATATCCTCCCGGCCCTGGCGCCCGGCGTAGATGTTCACCAAAAGCTGGAGGGCGTCCAGGTTTTTTCCCTTTTTTCCAATAAGGATAGAGGAATACTCGGAATCGATCTTAAGACCAATCTTCCGCTCTTCCCTGAACAGTACCGTTACTTTTCCGCCATACCCCATACGTTCGATAAGCCCTTCTAAAAAATCAACCAGTTTTTGTTCAAACTCATTTTGAGATTCCGGGTCACCAAAAACTGCAGCTTCTCTGAATTGACTATTTTCGGGACTGGGTTTGGAAGGATTTAAGGTAACCGGCTTGTCGGTATGAACCTGGATTTTTACAAATCCCTTCTTAAATAAACCCGAACGCTGGGTTTCAAGGATTTCGACATCGAAACCATCCTTTTCAAGCCCCAGCTCTTCCGCCGCCCGATCGATTGCTTCTTTTTCGGTACGGCCTTCAAATTCATATACCATAACGCGCTCCTCGCGATA is drawn from Treponema primitia ZAS-1 and contains these coding sequences:
- the jag gene encoding RNA-binding cell elongation regulator Jag/EloR, with the translated sequence MVYEFEGRTEKEAIDRAAEELGLEKDGFDVEILETQRSGLFKKGFVKIQVHTDKPVTLNPSKPSPENSQFREAAVFGDPESQNEFEQKLVDFLEGLIERMGYGGKVTVLFREERKIGLKIDSEYSSILIGKKGKNLDALQLLVNIYAGRQGREDMRVILDSENYRIRREESLVRLAYTVADRVRENRGSVLLEPMNPFDRRLIHTTLNDIADVETKSEGEGLYKQVRVFYRGSMR